In the genome of Streptomyces sp. NBC_00190, one region contains:
- a CDS encoding carbon starvation CstA family protein, with product MAEPQATGTERAAASPGGAPGSPSPKSIAVWVLVGLIGALGWAVLALSRGEEISAAWLLAAALGSYAIGYRFYSRFIAHRVLKVDKTRATPAERLDNGVDFHPTDRRVLFGHHFAAVAGAGPLVGPVLAAQMGYLPGTIWIVAGVIFAGAVQDMVTLFFSTRRDGRSLGQMARDEIGPVGGAAALVAVFAIMIILLAVLALVIVNALAHSPWGVFSIGMTIPIALFMGFYLRVLRPGRVTEISVIGVALLLLAIVAGGWVAESSFASTFTLEKETLVIWMVVYGFVASVLPVWMLLAPRDYLSTFMKIGTIALLAVGVVIAMPTLKMPAVADFAARGDGPVFAGSMFPFVFITIACGALSGFHSLVASGTTPKMIQKETQVRVIGYGAMLTESFVAVMAIIAACIIEPGLFFAVNSPAGVIGTTVETASTAVTNFGFAISPDALAQAAKDVEEATLLSRTGGAPTFALGMSEIFSAVLGGAGMKAFWYHFAIMFEALFILTTLDAGTRVGRFMLQDTLGNVHKPFKDVSWKPGVWLASAIVVLGWGYFLWVGIKDPLGGINQLFPLFGIANQLLAAVALAVCTTLLVKSGRLKWAWVTGVPLAWDVAVTLTASYQKIFSDDVKVGFFAQRDKYQAGIDAGKVLPPAKNMDDMHTVVTNATVDGALSALFAILIIIVLADAARTCFKAVSSPESVKLAEVPWTESKIIAPAGLIPTAEERAELALAGLDSGGGRAKEPLSS from the coding sequence ATGGCGGAACCGCAAGCTACTGGTACAGAACGGGCCGCGGCGAGTCCGGGCGGCGCTCCGGGCTCGCCTTCACCGAAGTCCATCGCCGTGTGGGTACTCGTCGGCCTCATCGGCGCCCTCGGCTGGGCCGTGCTCGCGCTCTCGCGCGGCGAGGAGATCTCGGCCGCCTGGCTGCTCGCCGCCGCCCTGGGCTCGTACGCGATCGGCTACCGCTTCTACTCCCGGTTCATCGCGCACCGCGTGCTGAAGGTGGACAAGACGCGGGCCACCCCCGCCGAACGCCTCGACAACGGTGTCGACTTCCACCCCACCGACCGGCGGGTGCTCTTCGGCCACCACTTCGCGGCCGTCGCCGGCGCCGGCCCGCTCGTCGGCCCCGTGCTCGCCGCCCAGATGGGCTATCTGCCGGGCACCATCTGGATCGTCGCGGGCGTCATCTTCGCGGGCGCCGTCCAGGACATGGTCACGCTGTTCTTCTCCACCCGGCGCGACGGGCGCTCGCTCGGCCAGATGGCCCGGGACGAGATCGGCCCCGTGGGCGGTGCCGCCGCCCTCGTCGCCGTGTTCGCCATCATGATCATCCTGCTGGCGGTGCTCGCACTCGTCATCGTCAACGCGCTGGCGCACTCCCCGTGGGGCGTCTTCTCCATCGGCATGACCATCCCCATCGCCCTCTTCATGGGCTTCTACCTGCGCGTGCTGCGCCCGGGCCGGGTCACCGAGATCTCCGTCATCGGCGTCGCGCTGCTGCTGCTCGCCATCGTCGCGGGCGGCTGGGTCGCCGAGTCCTCCTTCGCCTCCACCTTCACGCTGGAGAAGGAGACGCTGGTCATCTGGATGGTGGTGTACGGCTTCGTCGCGTCGGTGCTGCCGGTGTGGATGCTCCTCGCGCCCCGCGACTACCTGTCCACCTTCATGAAGATCGGCACGATCGCGCTGCTCGCCGTGGGCGTGGTGATCGCGATGCCGACCCTGAAGATGCCCGCGGTCGCCGACTTCGCGGCCCGCGGCGACGGCCCCGTCTTCGCCGGCTCGATGTTCCCCTTCGTCTTCATCACCATCGCGTGCGGGGCCCTGTCCGGCTTCCACTCGCTGGTCGCCTCGGGCACCACGCCGAAGATGATCCAGAAGGAGACCCAGGTCCGGGTCATCGGCTACGGCGCGATGCTCACCGAGTCGTTCGTCGCGGTCATGGCGATCATCGCGGCCTGCATCATCGAGCCCGGTCTGTTCTTCGCCGTGAACTCCCCCGCCGGAGTCATCGGCACCACGGTCGAGACCGCCTCGACGGCGGTGACCAACTTCGGCTTCGCCATCTCCCCGGACGCACTCGCCCAGGCCGCGAAGGACGTGGAGGAGGCCACCCTGCTCTCCCGTACGGGCGGCGCGCCGACCTTCGCACTCGGAATGTCGGAGATCTTCTCGGCCGTCCTCGGCGGCGCCGGGATGAAGGCCTTCTGGTACCACTTCGCCATCATGTTCGAGGCGCTGTTCATCCTGACCACGCTCGACGCGGGCACCCGCGTCGGCCGGTTCATGCTCCAGGACACCCTCGGCAACGTGCACAAGCCCTTCAAGGACGTCAGCTGGAAGCCGGGCGTCTGGCTGGCGAGCGCCATCGTCGTCCTCGGCTGGGGCTACTTCCTCTGGGTCGGCATCAAGGACCCGCTGGGCGGCATCAACCAGCTCTTCCCGCTGTTCGGGATCGCGAACCAGCTGCTCGCGGCGGTCGCCCTGGCCGTCTGCACCACCCTGCTGGTCAAGTCCGGCCGGCTGAAGTGGGCCTGGGTGACGGGTGTTCCGCTGGCGTGGGACGTGGCGGTCACGCTCACCGCGAGCTACCAGAAGATCTTCTCCGACGACGTGAAGGTCGGCTTCTTCGCGCAGCGCGACAAGTACCAGGCCGGGATCGACGCGGGCAAGGTCCTGCCGCCCGCCAAGAACATGGACGACATGCACACCGTGGTCACCAACGCCACGGTGGACGGCGCCCTGTCGGCCCTGTTCGCGATCCTCATCATCATCGTGCTGGCGGACGCGGCCCGGACCTGCTTCAAGGCCGTCAGCAGCCCGGAGTCCGTGAAGCTCGCCGAGGTCCCGTGGACCGAGTCGAAGATCATCGCTCCGGCCGGGCTGATCCCGACCGCCGAGGAGAGGGCGGAGCTGGCCCTGGCCGGCCTGGACTCGGGCGGCGGCCGGGCCAAGGAGCCCCTGTCCTCATGA
- a CDS encoding GntR family transcriptional regulator, with translation MATEGATTEPEGGAATRTARVPKYYRLKRHLLDMTETLPPGTPVPPERTLAAEFDTSRTTVRQALQELVVEGRLERIQGKGTFVAKPKVSQALQLTSYTEDMRAQGLEPTSQLLDIGYVTADDTLAGLLKINTGGRVLRIERLRLASGEPMAIETTHLSAKRFPALRRSLAKYTSLYTALAEVYDVHLAEAEETIETSLATPREAGLLGTDVGLPMLMLSRHSLDADGEPVEWVRSVYRGDRYKFVARLKRPAV, from the coding sequence ATGGCCACCGAAGGGGCGACCACGGAGCCGGAAGGCGGGGCGGCCACCCGCACGGCGCGCGTACCCAAGTACTACCGACTCAAGCGGCACTTGCTCGACATGACCGAAACGCTGCCACCCGGCACGCCGGTGCCGCCGGAGCGCACGCTCGCGGCCGAGTTCGACACCTCGCGGACCACCGTCCGCCAGGCCCTCCAGGAGCTCGTCGTCGAGGGACGGCTGGAACGGATCCAGGGCAAGGGGACCTTCGTCGCCAAGCCCAAGGTCTCGCAGGCCCTCCAACTGACCTCGTACACGGAGGACATGCGCGCCCAGGGACTGGAACCGACCTCCCAGCTCCTCGACATCGGCTACGTGACCGCCGACGACACCCTCGCCGGACTGCTCAAGATCAACACCGGCGGACGAGTCCTGCGCATCGAGCGCCTGCGGCTGGCCAGCGGTGAGCCGATGGCCATCGAGACCACCCACCTGTCGGCCAAGCGGTTCCCCGCCCTGCGCCGCTCGCTCGCCAAGTACACCTCCCTCTACACCGCTCTCGCCGAGGTGTACGACGTCCACCTCGCGGAGGCCGAGGAGACGATCGAGACCTCGCTGGCCACCCCGCGCGAGGCGGGCCTGCTCGGCACCGACGTCGGACTGCCGATGCTGATGCTCTCCCGTCACTCCCTGGACGCGGACGGCGAGCCGGTCGAATGGGTGCGGTCGGTGTACCGGGGCGACCGCTACAAGTTCGTGGCCAGGCTCAAGCGACCCGCCGTCTAG
- a CDS encoding extracellular solute-binding protein, producing MKRKLIAAVSVAGMMAGVAACGNGGDDKGTTDAGGAKEITVWVMDGSAPKAWIDEVNKEFSAKHPGVTVKVEEQQWKGIQEKVTTALSENTPPDVLELGNTQTAGYAVTGGLADLTKDKAKLGADAWQKSMLASAEYEGKLYSAPWYAANRVVVYDKKAFAKAGVTPPTTRDEWVAGLEKLKAADPSTQPIYLPGQSWYVLAGFIWDEGGDLAVKDGGKWKGGLGTPQAASAMEFYKKLQAYSTAPKDKDEATPQQSTDIVPKGGVASWIGLGWEAGGAEKALKDAGKEADFGYFPIPGKTADKTGTVFLGGSNLAVAERSKNKELAKEWLALAAGKDQMAKYAAETKGALLPNQAGANFAPAAGSFAEAMGKAGVNGKITPVTPGWANVETEPNPVKEFMTKVLKGEDAAKAGADADKEIASRINK from the coding sequence GTGAAGCGCAAGCTCATCGCGGCGGTCAGTGTCGCGGGCATGATGGCCGGAGTCGCGGCGTGCGGCAACGGCGGCGACGACAAGGGCACGACCGACGCGGGTGGCGCCAAGGAGATCACCGTCTGGGTGATGGACGGCTCCGCGCCGAAGGCCTGGATCGACGAGGTCAACAAGGAGTTCTCGGCCAAGCACCCCGGTGTCACGGTAAAGGTCGAAGAGCAGCAGTGGAAGGGCATCCAGGAGAAGGTCACCACGGCCCTCTCCGAGAACACCCCGCCGGACGTCCTCGAACTCGGCAACACCCAGACCGCCGGATACGCGGTCACCGGCGGCCTCGCCGACCTGACCAAGGACAAGGCCAAGCTCGGCGCCGACGCCTGGCAGAAGAGCATGCTCGCCTCGGCCGAGTACGAGGGCAAGCTCTACTCCGCTCCGTGGTACGCGGCCAACCGCGTCGTCGTGTACGACAAGAAGGCCTTCGCGAAGGCGGGCGTCACCCCGCCGACCACCCGTGACGAGTGGGTCGCCGGCCTCGAGAAGCTGAAGGCCGCGGACCCGTCCACGCAGCCGATCTACCTCCCCGGACAGAGCTGGTACGTCCTCGCGGGCTTCATCTGGGACGAGGGCGGCGACCTCGCCGTCAAGGACGGCGGCAAGTGGAAGGGCGGTCTCGGCACCCCCCAGGCCGCCTCCGCGATGGAGTTCTACAAGAAGCTCCAGGCCTACTCCACCGCCCCCAAGGACAAGGACGAGGCCACCCCGCAGCAGTCCACCGACATCGTTCCCAAGGGCGGCGTCGCCTCCTGGATCGGTCTCGGCTGGGAGGCAGGCGGCGCGGAGAAGGCCCTGAAGGACGCGGGCAAGGAGGCCGACTTCGGCTACTTCCCGATCCCGGGCAAGACCGCCGACAAGACCGGCACCGTCTTCCTCGGCGGCTCGAACCTCGCCGTCGCCGAGCGCTCCAAGAACAAGGAGCTCGCCAAGGAGTGGCTGGCCCTCGCCGCAGGCAAGGACCAGATGGCGAAGTACGCCGCCGAGACCAAGGGCGCGCTGCTCCCCAACCAGGCCGGCGCGAACTTCGCCCCCGCCGCGGGCTCCTTCGCCGAGGCCATGGGCAAGGCCGGCGTCAACGGCAAGATCACCCCGGTCACCCCGGGCTGGGCGAACGTCGAGACCGAGCCGAACCCCGTCAAGGAGTTCATGACCAAGGTCCTGAAGGGTGAGGACGCCGCCAAGGCGGGCGCGGACGCGGACAAGGAAATCGCGAGCCGCATCAACAAGTAG
- a CDS encoding carbohydrate ABC transporter permease, with the protein MTVHSQGAMTSAPQDAPLKSAGRPEGPATTTGPGHTSPRGGRKPLPSGWLPYLLVGPAVLALATLLLYPLIKNVILSFQDINKIEFIQRKYPFAGPDNYTELLGDANFWTVVVRSFAFTLANVVLIMTLGSLIGILLNKLGTKMRLVLSMALVMAWAMPIVASVQVFKWLFDEQFGVMNWVMRTAGFTGYEQHNWMETGLSTLVIVTILVVWGSIPFVALNMYAGLTTVGAELYEAARMDGANGWQTFWKIVFPNLKPFFLVTTFLEVIWVFKAFTQVYAMNKGGPDRASEILPVFAYVEGQSQAHYGLAAAISVLTILILVIVMSFYFRLILKQEEEQ; encoded by the coding sequence ATGACCGTGCACTCCCAGGGAGCGATGACCAGCGCTCCACAGGACGCACCACTGAAGTCCGCCGGGCGGCCCGAGGGGCCCGCCACCACGACCGGCCCCGGTCATACGTCTCCTCGCGGGGGCAGAAAGCCGCTCCCCTCGGGGTGGCTGCCCTACCTGCTGGTCGGGCCCGCCGTGCTCGCCCTCGCGACGCTCCTGCTGTACCCGCTGATCAAGAACGTGATCCTGTCCTTCCAGGACATCAACAAGATCGAGTTCATCCAGCGGAAGTACCCCTTCGCGGGACCGGACAACTACACCGAACTCCTTGGTGACGCGAACTTCTGGACCGTCGTCGTACGCAGCTTCGCCTTCACCCTGGCCAACGTCGTGCTGATCATGACGCTCGGCAGCCTCATCGGCATCCTGCTGAACAAGCTCGGCACGAAGATGCGCCTGGTCCTGTCGATGGCGCTGGTGATGGCCTGGGCCATGCCGATCGTCGCCTCGGTACAGGTCTTCAAGTGGCTGTTCGACGAGCAGTTCGGCGTCATGAACTGGGTCATGCGCACCGCCGGCTTCACCGGCTACGAACAGCACAACTGGATGGAGACCGGCCTCTCCACCCTCGTGATCGTCACGATCCTGGTCGTCTGGGGCTCCATCCCTTTCGTCGCCCTCAACATGTACGCCGGCCTCACCACGGTCGGCGCCGAGCTGTACGAGGCCGCCCGGATGGACGGGGCCAACGGCTGGCAGACCTTTTGGAAGATCGTCTTCCCGAACCTCAAGCCCTTCTTCCTCGTCACCACGTTCCTTGAGGTGATCTGGGTCTTCAAGGCCTTCACCCAGGTCTACGCGATGAACAAGGGCGGCCCCGACCGCGCCTCCGAGATCCTGCCGGTCTTCGCCTACGTCGAGGGCCAGAGCCAGGCCCACTACGGCCTCGCCGCAGCGATCTCCGTCCTGACGATCCTGATCCTCGTGATCGTCATGTCCTTCTACTTCCGCCTGATCCTGAAGCAGGAGGAGGAGCAGTGA
- a CDS encoding carbohydrate ABC transporter permease: protein MSTTTAPKAAAPEPEQKLRTRRPVRPGAVAKNLGALLLALVFVFPVYWMFSSALKPSSEILTKDPVFVFTPTLDNFTKATGVANFWTYVTNSVLVTVGAVLLALLVALAASFAIARMKFKGRKGLVLAVMMAQMAPWEVMVIAMYMIARDAEVLNSLPLLTAIYFVMVLPFTIWTLRGFIAAVPVTLEEAAQIDGCTRGQAFRKVIFPLLAPGLMSTSLFGFITAWNEFAMVLILNKDKTAQTLPLWLTEFQSAFGNDWGATMAASSLFAVPVLLIFIFLQRKAVGGMTAGAVKG from the coding sequence GTGAGCACGACCACCGCCCCGAAGGCCGCCGCCCCCGAACCCGAGCAGAAGCTCCGCACGCGCCGGCCGGTCCGCCCCGGAGCCGTCGCCAAGAACCTCGGCGCGCTCCTGCTGGCCCTCGTCTTCGTCTTCCCCGTGTACTGGATGTTCTCCTCGGCGCTCAAGCCGTCCAGCGAGATCCTCACCAAGGACCCGGTCTTCGTCTTCACCCCGACGCTGGACAACTTCACCAAGGCCACCGGGGTCGCCAACTTCTGGACGTACGTCACCAACAGCGTCCTGGTCACCGTCGGAGCCGTCCTGCTGGCCCTGCTCGTTGCCCTCGCCGCGAGCTTCGCCATCGCCCGCATGAAGTTCAAGGGCCGCAAGGGCCTCGTCCTCGCCGTGATGATGGCCCAGATGGCCCCCTGGGAGGTCATGGTCATCGCGATGTACATGATCGCCCGCGACGCCGAGGTCCTGAACAGCCTCCCGCTGCTCACCGCGATCTACTTCGTGATGGTCCTCCCCTTCACCATCTGGACCCTCCGCGGCTTCATCGCCGCCGTCCCGGTGACGCTGGAGGAAGCCGCCCAGATCGACGGCTGCACCCGCGGCCAGGCCTTCCGCAAGGTGATCTTCCCCCTGCTGGCCCCCGGCCTGATGTCCACCTCGCTGTTCGGCTTCATCACCGCCTGGAACGAGTTCGCGATGGTCCTGATCCTGAACAAGGACAAGACCGCGCAGACCCTGCCGCTGTGGCTGACCGAGTTCCAGAGCGCGTTCGGCAACGACTGGGGCGCCACCATGGCCGCTTCCTCGCTGTTCGCGGTCCCGGTCCTGCTGATCTTCATCTTCCTCCAGCGCAAGGCCGTCGGCGGCATGACCGCCGGGGCCGTGAAGGGATAA
- a CDS encoding glycoside hydrolase family 3 protein: MTVLAHRPTASDANDAVTRDALAVLQPGFEGTTAPAWLLRQVGEGLTAVGLFGRNITSPEQLAALTAQLRTERDDVLVAIDEEGGDVTRLEVRGGSSFPGNLALGAVDDTALTRDVALELGRRLAECGVNLNWAPSADVNSNPDNPVIGVRSFGADTDLTARHTAAYVEGLQAAGVAACTKHFPGHGDTNVDSHHALPRIDVDLDTLQARELVPFRAAIEAGTKAVMSAHILVPALDPTRPATLSPQILTGLLRKELGYEGLIVTDGMEMNAIAGTYGIERGSVLAIAAGADAICVGGGLADEATVLRLRDALVAAVREGALPEERLAEAAARVRALAAWTRRAVPDARPEEGSRASGIGLTAARRALMITGPVTPLSAPYVATLAPVANIAVGDETPWGVAAELGSLLPGTEAGVYPEGASAGDILAAAGDRTVVAVVRDAHRHPWMTRALDALVAARPDTVVVEMGLPRAQPRGALHIATHGASRVCGRAAAEVIAGA; encoded by the coding sequence ATGACTGTCCTTGCGCACCGCCCCACCGCGTCCGATGCGAACGACGCCGTGACCAGGGACGCTCTCGCGGTTCTCCAGCCCGGCTTCGAAGGCACCACCGCCCCCGCCTGGCTGCTGCGCCAGGTCGGCGAAGGCCTCACCGCCGTCGGCCTGTTCGGCCGCAACATCACCTCGCCCGAGCAGCTCGCCGCGCTGACCGCGCAGCTGCGTACCGAGCGTGACGACGTCCTGGTCGCCATCGACGAGGAGGGCGGCGACGTCACCCGCCTGGAGGTCCGGGGCGGCTCGTCCTTCCCCGGCAACCTGGCCCTCGGCGCCGTCGACGACACCGCCCTGACCCGCGACGTCGCCCTCGAACTGGGCCGGCGCCTCGCCGAGTGCGGGGTCAACCTCAACTGGGCCCCGTCCGCGGACGTCAACTCCAACCCGGACAACCCGGTGATCGGCGTACGGTCCTTCGGCGCCGACACCGACCTGACGGCCCGGCACACGGCCGCGTACGTGGAAGGCCTCCAGGCCGCCGGCGTCGCCGCGTGCACCAAGCACTTCCCGGGCCACGGCGACACCAACGTCGACTCGCACCACGCGCTGCCGCGCATCGACGTGGACCTGGACACCCTCCAGGCCCGCGAGCTCGTCCCCTTCAGGGCGGCCATCGAGGCCGGCACCAAGGCCGTGATGAGCGCGCACATCCTGGTGCCCGCCCTCGACCCGACCCGACCGGCCACCCTCAGCCCGCAGATCCTGACCGGGCTGCTGCGCAAGGAACTCGGCTACGAGGGCCTGATCGTCACCGACGGCATGGAGATGAACGCCATCGCCGGGACGTACGGGATCGAGCGCGGCTCGGTCCTGGCCATCGCGGCCGGCGCCGACGCGATCTGCGTCGGCGGCGGACTCGCCGACGAGGCGACCGTGCTCCGGCTGCGTGACGCGCTGGTCGCGGCCGTCCGCGAGGGCGCGCTCCCCGAGGAGCGGCTCGCCGAGGCGGCCGCCCGGGTCCGCGCGCTGGCCGCGTGGACCCGCCGGGCCGTGCCGGATGCGCGGCCGGAGGAGGGGAGCCGCGCATCCGGCATCGGCCTGACGGCCGCCCGCCGGGCACTGATGATCACCGGCCCGGTCACCCCGCTGTCCGCCCCGTACGTAGCCACGCTCGCGCCCGTCGCGAACATCGCGGTGGGGGACGAGACCCCGTGGGGGGTGGCCGCGGAACTGGGCTCGCTGCTCCCGGGCACGGAGGCGGGCGTCTACCCGGAGGGCGCCTCGGCCGGGGACATCCTGGCGGCGGCGGGGGACCGTACCGTCGTCGCGGTGGTCCGTGACGCGCACCGGCACCCGTGGATGACGCGGGCCCTGGACGCGCTGGTCGCGGCGCGTCCGGACACGGTGGTGGTCGAGATGGGCCTCCCGCGGGCGCAGCCGCGCGGTGCCCTGCACATCGCGACGCACGGCGCCTCGCGCGTCTGCGGCCGCGCCGCCGCCGAGGTCATCGCGGGGGCGTGA
- the nagB gene encoding glucosamine-6-phosphate deaminase translates to MEVVIVPDAKAGGELIAEAMAALVRRKPDALLGVATGSTPLPVYEALAAKVRAGRVDASKARICQLDEYVGLPAGHPESYRAVVLREVVEPLGLSEASFMGPDGSAADIVAACAAYDQALAAAGGVDLQLLGIGTDGHIGFNEPCSSLASRTRIKTLTEQTRVDNARFFDNDIDQVPHHVITQGIGTILDARHLVLLATGEGKAEAVAQTVEGPLSALVPASALQLHPHATVVADEAAASKLKLADYFRHTYAEKPAWQGL, encoded by the coding sequence GTGGAAGTTGTCATCGTCCCGGACGCCAAGGCTGGCGGCGAGCTCATCGCGGAGGCCATGGCCGCCCTGGTCCGCCGCAAGCCCGATGCCCTGCTCGGCGTGGCGACCGGCTCTACCCCGCTGCCCGTCTACGAAGCCCTCGCCGCCAAGGTCAGGGCGGGGCGGGTCGACGCCTCCAAGGCACGGATATGCCAACTCGACGAGTACGTGGGCCTGCCGGCCGGGCACCCGGAGTCCTACCGCGCCGTCGTACTGCGCGAGGTGGTCGAGCCGCTCGGCCTGTCCGAGGCCTCCTTCATGGGCCCCGACGGCTCGGCGGCGGACATCGTCGCCGCGTGCGCGGCCTACGACCAGGCCCTGGCCGCGGCGGGCGGCGTCGACCTCCAGCTGCTGGGCATCGGCACGGACGGCCACATCGGCTTCAACGAGCCCTGCTCCTCGCTGGCCTCCCGCACCCGGATCAAGACACTGACGGAGCAGACCCGCGTGGACAACGCGCGCTTCTTCGACAACGACATCGACCAGGTGCCGCACCACGTCATCACCCAGGGCATCGGCACCATCCTCGACGCCCGCCACCTGGTCCTGCTGGCCACGGGCGAGGGCAAGGCCGAGGCCGTCGCGCAGACCGTGGAGGGTCCGCTGTCGGCGCTGGTCCCGGCCTCCGCGCTGCAGCTGCACCCGCACGCGACCGTCGTCGCGGACGAGGCCGCCGCGTCGAAGCTGAAGCTGGCCGACTACTTCCGGCACACGTACGCGGAAAAGCCCGCCTGGCAGGGCCTGTAG
- a CDS encoding SDR family oxidoreductase: MGVLKGKTALVTGGSRGIGRAVAERLARDGALVAVHYGRSEAAAKETVATIGAAGGRAFAIGAELGVPGDARALWAAYEAHPMHTDGVDILVNNAGAATFAGISDTDEETYDRAHALNAKAPFFVIQHGLARLRDGGRIVNVTGTPDIALPAILATVMAKGAANALTRSLAAELAPRGITVNSVAPGITATDLNAELLADPGTRAHLASRSVFHRVGTAEEVADVVAFLASPDSRWVTGQHLDATGGLQLSLV, translated from the coding sequence ATGGGCGTGCTCAAGGGGAAGACGGCGCTGGTCACGGGCGGCAGCCGGGGTATCGGCCGGGCCGTGGCGGAGCGGCTGGCGCGCGACGGGGCGCTGGTCGCCGTGCACTACGGGCGGAGCGAGGCCGCGGCGAAGGAGACCGTGGCCACGATCGGGGCGGCCGGGGGACGGGCCTTCGCCATCGGGGCCGAGCTCGGGGTCCCGGGCGACGCCCGGGCCCTGTGGGCGGCGTACGAGGCCCACCCGATGCACACCGACGGCGTGGACATCCTGGTGAACAACGCGGGCGCCGCGACCTTCGCCGGAATCTCGGACACGGACGAGGAGACGTACGACCGGGCCCACGCGCTCAACGCCAAGGCGCCGTTCTTCGTGATCCAGCACGGACTGGCCCGGCTGCGGGACGGGGGCAGGATCGTGAACGTGACCGGCACCCCGGACATCGCCCTGCCCGCGATCCTGGCCACGGTCATGGCGAAGGGCGCGGCGAACGCGCTGACCCGGTCGCTGGCCGCCGAGCTGGCCCCGCGCGGGATCACGGTGAACTCGGTGGCGCCCGGCATCACCGCGACCGACCTGAACGCGGAGCTGCTCGCGGACCCCGGGACCCGGGCCCACCTGGCCTCGCGCTCGGTGTTCCACCGGGTCGGCACGGCGGAGGAGGTCGCGGACGTGGTGGCCTTCCTGGCCTCGCCGGACTCCCGCTGGGTGACGGGCCAGCACCTGGACGCCACGGGCGGCCTCCAGCTCTCGCTGGTCTAA
- a CDS encoding TetR/AcrR family transcriptional regulator — protein MVTGQRGRPRSFDRDAALDKAMLAFWERGYEATSIADLTASLGIGAPSLYAAFGDKRKLFDEVVMVYGGRYADFAGVALAEEPTARAAVGRILREAAEIYTDPAHPPGCLVISAAVNTASDEVAEALRERRNASLELFESRIRADMATGVLPADTDARALARYAGAVLQGMSQQSRDGASREELEAVAERALLAWPA, from the coding sequence ATGGTGACCGGACAGCGTGGCAGACCCCGCTCCTTCGACCGCGACGCCGCCCTGGACAAGGCCATGCTCGCCTTCTGGGAGCGCGGCTACGAGGCGACCTCCATCGCCGACCTGACCGCCTCGCTGGGCATCGGCGCGCCCAGCCTGTACGCGGCCTTCGGGGACAAGCGCAAGCTCTTCGACGAGGTCGTCATGGTGTACGGGGGCCGCTACGCGGACTTCGCGGGCGTGGCGCTGGCCGAGGAGCCCACCGCCCGGGCGGCCGTCGGCCGCATCCTGCGCGAGGCTGCCGAGATCTACACCGACCCGGCCCACCCGCCGGGCTGCCTGGTGATCAGCGCGGCGGTCAACACCGCCTCGGACGAGGTGGCCGAGGCCCTGCGCGAGCGACGCAACGCCAGCCTGGAGCTTTTCGAGAGCCGGATCCGGGCCGACATGGCGACCGGCGTGCTGCCCGCCGACACGGACGCGCGGGCGCTGGCCCGGTACGCCGGTGCCGTGCTTCAGGGGATGTCCCAGCAGTCGCGCGACGGGGCGAGCCGGGAGGAGCTGGAGGCGGTCGCGGAGCGGGCCCTGTTGGCCTGGCCCGCGTAG